In Magnetococcales bacterium, a genomic segment contains:
- a CDS encoding ATP-binding cassette domain-containing protein codes for MTETMIHLSGVTRLFGGVKALDHIDLEVRRGEVMGFLGPNGAGKTTTMRILSGLLAPSEGSVAVAGVDVLENPVEARARIGFLPENPPIYGEMTVREYLSYLATLRRVPGQKLRVAVDRAMERCGLTAVSDRLLRNLSKGYKQRAGIAQAIVHGPDVVVLDEPTVGLDPIQIREIRALIRELGGEHSVLLSTHILPEVRMTCQRVAVIHQGRIVADDTLDALENRAQGNSVHFLRWKNPPAADLLRRIAGVAGVTPREDGWLITAAPEADPVPELVRLSASSGWDLRELSQAGGSLEEIFLQLTTREERPEEGEEVSP; via the coding sequence ATGACGGAAACCATGATCCACCTGTCCGGGGTGACCCGGCTGTTTGGCGGCGTCAAGGCCCTGGACCACATCGACCTTGAAGTGCGTCGCGGCGAGGTGATGGGCTTTCTCGGACCCAACGGGGCCGGGAAAACCACCACCATGCGCATCCTGAGCGGTCTGCTGGCTCCTTCGGAGGGGAGCGTGGCCGTGGCCGGCGTGGATGTGCTGGAAAATCCGGTGGAGGCCCGTGCCCGCATCGGTTTTCTGCCGGAAAATCCCCCCATCTATGGCGAAATGACCGTGCGGGAGTATCTCTCCTATCTGGCCACCCTGCGCCGGGTGCCGGGGCAGAAACTCCGGGTCGCGGTGGACCGGGCCATGGAGCGTTGCGGCCTGACGGCGGTGAGCGATCGACTGCTGCGCAATTTGTCCAAGGGGTACAAGCAGCGCGCCGGCATCGCTCAGGCCATTGTCCATGGTCCGGATGTGGTGGTGCTCGACGAACCCACCGTGGGGTTGGATCCCATCCAGATCCGGGAGATCCGCGCCTTGATCCGGGAGTTGGGAGGGGAACATTCGGTGCTGCTTTCCACCCACATCCTGCCGGAGGTGCGCATGACCTGTCAGCGGGTGGCGGTGATCCATCAGGGGCGCATCGTGGCCGACGACACCCTCGACGCCCTGGAAAATCGCGCCCAGGGCAACAGCGTTCACTTTCTGCGCTGGAAAAATCCCCCCGCTGCCGACCTGCTGCGACGGATTGCCGGTGTGGCCGGTGTCACGCCACGGGAGGATGGCTGGCTGATCACCGCGGCTCCGGAGGCGGATCCGGTGCCGGAACTGGTGCGGCTTTCCGCCTCGTCGGGATGGGATCTGCGTGAATTGTCCCAGGCGGGTGGCTCCCTGGAGGAGATCTTCCTGCAATTGACCACCCGTGAGGAGCGCCCGGAAGAGGGCGAGGAGGTGTCCCCATGA